A section of the Solea solea chromosome 17, fSolSol10.1, whole genome shotgun sequence genome encodes:
- the pex3 gene encoding peroxisomal biogenesis factor 3: MFSSVWNFIKRHKRKFIFTGAVVGGVYFLGKYAQKKLRELQEKEATEYIAQARRQFHFESNQRTCNMTVLSMLPPLKEAIVNQLNSESLTALLKTKPANKLEIWEDLKILSFTRTLVAVYSTCMLVVLLRIQLNVIGGYLYLDNSVGKNGTAPLTPPDVQQQYLSSIQHLLGDGLTELMSAVKKAVQNSLGGVSLKQSLSLLELEQQISWIRAEVESTSERSLSWYMLADDQEVLTDQACGLTEDDVMTIRLLNETRDMMDSPNFSTVLDACLNRGFSRLLDNLAEFFRPPPGDSAPSSAPDCLSVVSLPLAKVVPIINGQINTICSEIPSHFVQDLLLNDQVKEFAANVYETFSTPQELQK, translated from the exons GCGTTTACTTCCTGGGCAAATATGCCCAGAAGAAGTTGAGGGAGCTGCAGGAGAAGGAGGCGACGGAGTACATCGCTCAGGCGAGAAGACAGTTTCACTTTGAAAGCAACCAGAGGACCTGCAACATGACGG tgttgtCCATGTTGCCTCCACTGAAAGAAGCCATCGTCAATCAACTCAACTCTGAAAGTCTCACCGCGCTGCTCAAGACCAA ACCAGCAAATAAACTGGAGATCTGGGAAGATTTGAAGATCCTCA GTTTCACTCGCACCCTGGTGGCAGTTTACAGCACCTGCATGTTGGTCGTGTTACTGAGGATCCAGCTCAACGTCATCGGAGGATATTTGTACCTGGACAACTCAGTGGGGAAGAACGGCACT GCCCCTCTCACTCCTCCAGATGTTCAGCAGCAGTATCTGTCCAGTATCCAGCACCTGTTAGGAGATG GTTTGACAGAGCTGATGTCGGCGGTGAAGAAAGCCGTGCAGAACTCACTGGGAGG tgtgtctCTCAAacagtctctgtctctgctggagTTGGAGCAGCAGATCAGTTGGATCAGAGCGGAAGTCGAGTCCACGTCAGAGCGCTCACTGTCCTGGTACATGCTCGCTGACGACCAGGAGGTCCTCACTGACCag GCGTGTGGTTTGACAGAAGACGACGTCATGACAATCAGGCTGTTAAACGAGACCAGAGACATGATGGACAG tCCTAACTTCAGCACCGTCCTCGACGCGTGTCTGAACCGTGGCTTCTCTCGTCTCCTCGACAACCTGGCCGAGTTCTTCCGCCCGCCTCCTGGTGACTCCGCCCCCAGCTCTGCACCCGATTG tctgtCTGTAGTGAGTCTGCCTCTGGCGAAGGTCGTCCCCATCATCAACGGTCAGATCAACACCATCTGCAGTGAAATTCCGAGTCACTTTGTTCAG GACCTGCTGCTCAATGACCAGGTGAAGGAATTCGCCGCCAACGTGTACGAGACGTTCAGCACGCCGCAGGAGCTGCAGAAGTGA